A section of the Oryzias melastigma strain HK-1 linkage group LG2, ASM292280v2, whole genome shotgun sequence genome encodes:
- the trim25l gene encoding E3 ubiquitin/ISG15 ligase TRIM25 produces MSAKLWTEEQFNCPVCLDLPNDPVTIPCGHSYCMACIRDFWTKDDPKGIYSCPQCRQTFCPKPPLSRNTMLAEAVEQLRKGALSSTVRDSIRSVRGGGVSSKPRLSTAAVLCDMCKKERRAAVRSCLACMSSFCEDHLKPHQTKKSLKKHELIAPVSNLAEKICTQHKYMQEFFCRHCKMFVCWLCTSNQHKDHECVSTKIQRLEKQKVLSEIQADNQQRLKDREQELKELKKVMEVAKNSANRVHSETEAVVRELQESMERLQELLEEALDQTGLEKMGQAQEVVENLEGEIRERKKRDTEMKDLSGCDDHIYYLQTCDSMSTPLEVGDFPVVLVNAEASYEPVRSAILALRERVEDLCNQELGKIIKQVNETTLFTLKESNRNRGAKTGILKLFSGLGPRNANSSRSAAPTPSISVGVRSDRTGLGLRVPDVRSRDTRDRANPSSPRAGNRRRRDERETATETNLQPSPTPSRRESQSLWSRSSQSPVIPAATPAPVLVTPAVTPAPAPAPASAPAGSGAFSRMASISSLFRSHRRGTTPATPVQDPPPSAANPWGMAALSETPTEINPSLFLDTPMPDAMIQAPAFPALREINLDSIQAPEPRSREEFLQYAVNLMLDPNTAHKRLVLSEGNTKATLQGASQPYPDSPQRFDGWTQVMCQAPLQAQRCYWEVDWRGRGSSMGVAYSSLSRKGSDARSGIGYNAQSWTLELSDTCCSAMHDNQKKDIPVTYSPRLGIYLDMISGTLGFYSVADSMVPLHTFRANFTQPVYAVFGVGSGVGVGLDFALGQFSSSSDSIKICPL; encoded by the exons ATGAGTGCCAAGCTGTGGACGGAGGAGCAGTTCAACTGCCCCGTGTGCCTGGACCTGCCCAACGACCCCGTCACCATCCCCTGCGGACACAGCTACTGCATGGCGTGCATCCGGGACTTCTGGACCAAGGATGACCCCAAGGGGATCTACAGCTGCCCCCAGTGCCGCCAGACCTTCTGCCCCAAGCCCCCACTGTCCAGGAACACCATGCTGGCCGAGGCGGTGGAGCAGCTGCGGAAGGGGGCCCTAAGCTCCACCGTGCGGGACTCCATCCGGAGCGTTCGCGGCGGCGGTGTCTCCTCCAAACCCAGGCTGTCCACGGCGGCCGTGCTGTGCGACATGTGCAAGAAGGAGCGGCGCGCGGCGGTGAGGAGCTGCCTGGCGTGCATGAGCTCCTTCTGCGAGGACCACCTGAAGCCCCACCAGACCAAGAAGTCGCTGAAGAAGCACGAGCTCATCGCGCCCGTCAGCAACCTGGCGGAGAAGATCTGCACGCAGCACAAGTACATGCAGGAGTTCTTCTGCCGCCACTGCAAGATGTTCGTCTGCTGGCTGTGCACCAGCAACCAGCACAAGGACCACGAGTGCGTCTCCACCAAGATCCAGCGACTAGAGAAACAG AAAGTGCTGTCAGAAATCCAGGCGGATAATCAGCAGCGGCTGAAGGACAGAGAGCAGgagctgaaggagctgaagaaggtCATGGAGGTGGCGAAG aaTTCTGCAAACCGGGTCCACAGCGAGACGGAGGCGGTGGTGAGGGAGCTGCAGGAGTCGATGGAgcgcctgcaggagctgctggaggaggcgCTGGATCAGACCGGCCTGGAGAAGATGGGCCAGGCCCAGGAGGTGGTGGAGAACCTGGAGGGGGAGATCagggagaggaagaagagggaCACGGAGATGAAGGACCTGTCGGGCTGTGACGACCACATCTACTACCTACAG ACGTGCGACTCCATGTCCACCCCTCTGGAGGTCGGGGACTTTCCGGTCGTGCTCGTCAACGCAGAGGCCTCCTACGAGCCCGTTCGGAGCGCCATCCTGGCCCTCAGGGAGCGAGTGGAGGATCTGTGCAACCAGGAGCTGGGCAAGATCATCAAACAAG tGAATGAAACCACGCTCTTCACGCTGAAAGAAT CCAACCGGAACAGAGGAGCCAAAACGGGGATTTTAAAAC TGTTTTCTGGTCTCGGTCCTCGCAACGCCAACAGCAGCCGTTCAGCAG ctcccACGCCCAGCATCTCAGTCGGAGTCCGTTCAGACAGAACAG GTTTGGGCCTGAGGGTTCCTGATGTGAGGAGCAGAGACACGCGAG ATCGAGCAAACCCCAGTTCACCCAGAGCGGGAAACCGGCGCAGGAGAGACGAGAGGGAGACAG CGACAGAGACAAATCTCCAACCCAGTCCGACTCCCAGTCGCAGAGAGTCTCAGTCTCTGTGGAGCCGGTCCAGTCAGAGTCCAGTTATCCCAGCTGCAACTCCAGCTCCGGTTCTAGTCACACCTGCGGTCACACCTGCACCTGCACCTGCACCTGCATCTGCACCTGCAGGATCAGGAG CTTTTAGCCGGATGGCGTCTATCAGCAGCCTGTTTCGCTCCCACCGCCGCGGCACCACCCCGGCCACCCCGGTTCAAGACCCTCCGCCGTCTGCCGCCAACCCAT GGGGAATGGCTGCTCTGTCTGAGACTCCAACAGAga TCAACCCAAGCCTCTTTTTGGACACACCAATGCCAGACGCCATGATCCAGGCACCAGCTTTCCCTGCAT tgCGAGAAATTAACCTTGATAGCATCCAGGCACCAGAACCGAGGTCCAGAGAAGAGTTTCTGCAAT ACGCCGTCAACTTGATGCTTGACCCCAACACCGCCCACAAACGGCTAGTCCTCTCTGAGGGTAACACCAAAGCCACCCTGCAGGGGGCGTCGCAGCCATACCCCGACAGCCCACAGCGGTTTGACGGTTGGACCCAGGTGATGTGCCAGGCCCCGCTGCAAGCCCAGCGCTGCTACTGGGAGGTGGACTGGCGAGGCCGGGGCTCCTCCATGGGCGTGGCTTATAGCTCGCTGAGCAGGAAGGGATCGGATGCCAGATCGGGCATCGGTTACAATGCCCAGTCCTGGACCCTGGAGCTGTCAGACACCTGCTGCTCTGCGATGCACGACAACCAGAAAAAGGACATCCCGGTCACCTACTCCCCCCGTCTGGGCATCTACTTGGACATGATCTCCGGAACGCTGGGGTTCTACAGCGTGGCGGACAGCATGGTGCCCCTTCATACCTTCAGGGCCAACTTCACCCAGCCGGTGTATGCCGTCTTCGGGGTGGGGAGCGGAGTCGGAGTGGGTCTCGACTTCGCCCTTGGCCAGTTCTCGTCAAGCTCCGATAGCATCAAAATCTGTCCTTTGTGA